TACACTCAGCGCTCGTTTCTGCAATCTTTGCAATGATCTCTATTTCTCAGAGGGATTCTCTCAGGGTCAAGGAGGAGATGATGAGAGACAGACCGACTCTTGTATGGGTCTTGGCCTTGCTCATGGGTGGCGTGTTTGCGATTGGCGCGGCTGAGTCGCAGGTTGGGAAGGCAGGGGACAAAGACAAGAAGGACCAGGAGGAGGTGGTTTTCCCCATGTCTGAACCGAAAGGGATCGATGGGGCGCCGATGGTGTTCATTCCTGCAGGTTGTTTCACCATGGGGACCAACAACATCGGCTCAGAGGCGAACCAGGGGTTTCCCAATGAGGGTCCGGAGCACGAAGTCTGCTTGAAGGACTACTTTCTCGATCAATTTGAAGTCACGGTCGAGCGTTATATGAAATTTGTGGAAGCTACCAAGCATGATCCTCCATCTCTTTTGGATGATGATGCGATGACGTCAGCTGCCGATCGGCCGGTAGTGGATGTCTCATGGCTCGATGCCGAGGCTTATTGTAAATGGGCCGGCAAGCGCTTACCTACTGAAGCGGAATGGGAAAAGGGGGCGCGCGGGAATGAGGCGCGCCGTTTCCCGTGGGGATTCATGACTCCTTTCCCTGATCTGGCCAATTACAATCGTGGGGACTGGGTCAGCTATGCGGTGACCCTGTCTCCGGTCACCTATGGCGCCACCGGCCTCAACGTACGGTTGGGCATTCAGAAAGGAGGGGGCCGCAGCGCCTATGGCATCTATAATATGGCGGGGAATGCGAATGAATGGGTCGCCGACTGGTACGACCGTGAATACTTTAAAAAGAACCCGCCGAAGGATAATCCCACGGGGCCGGACAGCGGATCCAAGAAGGTCTACCGAGGCGGAAGTTGGATAGATCCGCCCCGCTATCTCCGTGCTACGGCCCGCTTCTCGGCTGAACCCGACTTCCATGATCGCACGATAGGCTTCCGTTGTGCCATGATCACAACCAAATAGGTTACAGTTCCTACCGACCAGAACTTCACTGTAGGAGCGTGGAAGCTTTCTCGTACTAAGTCGTCCGCCTTTCTCGCATGTCTGAACGGTCCGTCACCGCGTTAATTGTCAGCATTATTCTGCTGGGAGTGGTCATCGCTCTTCTTCGGTCACCGCCGCGGTCGCTCCCAACCTCTCGTTCGTCGGGGGTCTCACCAGTACCCGTCGTTGCCCCAGAAGCTGTTCCATTAGTCACCGGTGACGAACCCATCGCGTCCATCTTCATTCGGGCTGGCTGTTCGGTTTGTCATACTATTCCCGGAATATCGGGAGCGGAGGGGCGCGTGGGACCACCATTGTGGTTGGGAACGACGGGAGCGACGCGTTTGGCTGATCCAGCTTACCAGGGCAGAGCCAAAACAATCCGCGAATATGTGATCGAGTCAGTGGTCGAACCGGGCGTCTACGTCGTTCCCGGCTACCCCGCTAATACCATGCCGACATGGTATGGAACGAAGCTGAGTGCGCTGGCGCTTGAAAAAATATCGTCTTATGTGGAATCTCTGCAAGCGCCGGCTTCTCCCTAGGTTCCGTGCTTAAGGTTGAATCTGTGCAGCGGCGGCTGGTAGGGAGCTAGCGCTTTCGGATCGGTGTGACGTTGCCGGAGTTGCCGCCTTGGATCCGAAAGGCGCTGTCGTTCGGATCACCGGCTTTCTTGTCGAGGAGCACATTGATGGCCTCGTCTCCTCTCAGCCCTTCGATCTTGATCTTCAAGCGAAGGTTGTTGGCACTGTCGGCATTAATCAGGGCCTGCTCCAACGTAATCTTCTCTTCCTTGTACAACTGAAACAAGACGTGATCGAATGTTTGGCAGCCTTCTTCTATGCCCTGCTCCATCGCTTCCTTGAGCGTGTCAACCTCGGCTTTCTTGATCAGATCTTTGATGCGCGGGGTATCGAGCATGATCTCGAGCGCTGGGACGCGCTTGCCGTCAGTGGACGGTATCAACCGTTGGGAAATGATGGCGCGCAAATTCAGCGACAATTGGAGATAAATCTGCGCATGACGCTCTACCGGGAAGAAGTTCATAATACGCTCGATCGCTTGGTTGGCATTGTTCGAGTGCAAGGTGCCGATGCAGAGGTGTCCTGTCTCCGCAAAGGTGATGGCAGCTTCCATAGTTTCCGTATCCCGAACCTCGCCGATCAGAATGACGTCTGGAGCTTGCCGCAAGGTATTCCTCAACGCGTTTTGGAATGAGAGGGTATCGAAGCCGACTTCGCGCTGGGTTATTAACGATTTTTTATGACTGTGGACGAACTCGATCGGGTCTTCCACGGTCACTATGTGGCCGGGATAAATCGAATTCCGATGATCGATCATCGCAGCCAGGGTGGTCGATTTGCCGGATCCCGTCGCTCCAACCACGAGCACCAGCCCACGCTTCGTCATTGCGATGTCTTTGATAATCTGGGGCAGCCTCAATTGTTCGACAGTTTGGATCTCGGCTTTGATATGCCGGAAGACCAATCCAACATTTCCTCGTTGACGGAAGATATTGACACGGAAGCGGCCCAGCTCTTTGTAGTAGAGAGCCAGGTTCATCTCCATTTTTTCTTCGAACTCGCCACGTTGTTGTCCGCGCATGAGGGCGAGAGCAAGGGCTTCGAGCTGTTCGTTGGTGAACGGTGGGGCGTCGGTTTGTTCGGTTGAGCCATGCACACGATAGATCGGTGGAGCGTCGACGGTCAGATACATGTCCGAGGCTTCCTGATCGACCATGACTTTCAACAGCGTACGAATATCCATGTTATGTCCGTGTCCCTCCGTGAGATCGTTACGCTGCCCCGCCGACGACCGCTCCGAACAGATTGGGGCTCATGCTGCGTGATTGCGCCTCAGCCTTGGTCACGATCCCGCGTGTCGCCAGATCTAGCAGCGCCATGTCCATCGTTTGCATGCCGTCTTTTTGACTGGCTTGCATAATGCCGGGAATCTGGTGGAGCTTGGCTTCGCGGATCAGGTTTCGGATCGCTGTGGTTGCCACCATGATTTCAAGCGCCGCGACACGGCCGCCTGTTTTTTTCTTGAGTAGCGTTTGCGTGATTACTGCCTCCAAGGCTTCAGAAAGCTGCGTGCGAATCTGAGCCTGTTGGGAAGGCTCAAACGCGTCGATGATACGATCGATTGTCTTCGGTGCGCTGGAAGTGTGGAGGGTGGCGAAAACAAGGTGGCCTGTTTCGGCCGCAGTCAGCGCGAGTTGAATCGTCTCCAGATCGCGCATTTCGCCCACCAGGATGATGTCAGGATCTTCACGAAGCGCTGCTCTCAACGCATTGGCAAATGAGAGCGTGTGGACGCCCAGTTCCCGCTGGTTGACGAGACACTTCTTCGACTTGTGCACGAATTCGATGGGGTCCTCGATCGTAATGATATGGCCTTCGAAGGTGTTGTTCAAATAATCGACCATCGAGGCCAGCGTGGTGGACTTACCGGACCCGGTCGGACCTGTCACCAGAATCAACCCCTTTTCCCGGTCGCACACCTGACGCACGATCGCCGGTAGGCCGAGTTTTTCCATGGGTATGATCTCGGTAGGAATGTTCCGGAAAACAGCTCCCAGTCCTCTGTTCTGCACAAACACATTCACGCGGAAGCGGGCGATATCGCCCAACTCGAACGAAAAGTCGCACTCGCGTTTTTCTTCGAAGTTTTTCCGTTGTGCGTCGTTCATCATGTCATAGACGAGCGCGTGGGTTTCCTCGGAGGTGAGCGGCGGGTGATC
This genomic window from Nitrospiraceae bacterium contains:
- a CDS encoding PilT/PilU family type 4a pilus ATPase, encoding MDIRTLLKVMVDQEASDMYLTVDAPPIYRVHGSTEQTDAPPFTNEQLEALALALMRGQQRGEFEEKMEMNLALYYKELGRFRVNIFRQRGNVGLVFRHIKAEIQTVEQLRLPQIIKDIAMTKRGLVLVVGATGSGKSTTLAAMIDHRNSIYPGHIVTVEDPIEFVHSHKKSLITQREVGFDTLSFQNALRNTLRQAPDVILIGEVRDTETMEAAITFAETGHLCIGTLHSNNANQAIERIMNFFPVERHAQIYLQLSLNLRAIISQRLIPSTDGKRVPALEIMLDTPRIKDLIKKAEVDTLKEAMEQGIEEGCQTFDHVLFQLYKEEKITLEQALINADSANNLRLKIKIEGLRGDEAINVLLDKKAGDPNDSAFRIQGGNSGNVTPIRKR
- a CDS encoding SUMF1/EgtB/PvdO family nonheme iron enzyme, translating into MMRDRPTLVWVLALLMGGVFAIGAAESQVGKAGDKDKKDQEEVVFPMSEPKGIDGAPMVFIPAGCFTMGTNNIGSEANQGFPNEGPEHEVCLKDYFLDQFEVTVERYMKFVEATKHDPPSLLDDDAMTSAADRPVVDVSWLDAEAYCKWAGKRLPTEAEWEKGARGNEARRFPWGFMTPFPDLANYNRGDWVSYAVTLSPVTYGATGLNVRLGIQKGGGRSAYGIYNMAGNANEWVADWYDREYFKKNPPKDNPTGPDSGSKKVYRGGSWIDPPRYLRATARFSAEPDFHDRTIGFRCAMITTK
- a CDS encoding type IV pilus twitching motility protein PilT, giving the protein MDISKLLTFAAKEGASDCHISAGEPPMIRLHGDLKKLDHPPLTSEETHALVYDMMNDAQRKNFEEKRECDFSFELGDIARFRVNVFVQNRGLGAVFRNIPTEIIPMEKLGLPAIVRQVCDREKGLILVTGPTGSGKSTTLASMVDYLNNTFEGHIITIEDPIEFVHKSKKCLVNQRELGVHTLSFANALRAALREDPDIILVGEMRDLETIQLALTAAETGHLVFATLHTSSAPKTIDRIIDAFEPSQQAQIRTQLSEALEAVITQTLLKKKTGGRVAALEIMVATTAIRNLIREAKLHQIPGIMQASQKDGMQTMDMALLDLATRGIVTKAEAQSRSMSPNLFGAVVGGAA